From Vigna unguiculata cultivar IT97K-499-35 chromosome 5, ASM411807v1, whole genome shotgun sequence, the proteins below share one genomic window:
- the LOC114185939 gene encoding uncharacterized protein LOC114185939 produces MILKDLMEEKQLNFNQPLLSVRRFSSTVANEADRRSKTDDSLTHYQSELKSVPVRNAGTVPFVWEKVPGKPKDETKLQTQSVTESRTGSSFSSNSQRVASLDKRVPKYSKDGNMEKESSYSDDGDESYKDAFDTLSRSESFFTSCSFSGLSGWEEQEAQSYGSFSSDHLQARDFMIGYVSKKELVGQEQQKQKKREVNVESDECNEYEKSNTTSCGLFPRFCILNPMPGLRMDKDQRNAAHRMHDKSGASHIGSTKGQVRTTCGFTEEKEILDVLVKSRHGTHPHQRVCRKIVSYESTQHDYENHVREKTMYVDSVNKVTSQTNSRGGDKECSLDINRRFTKSGHQETSGASCFGLPLVLPSLKAPSESWLKRTLPTISKKNVTSRSSFIAKLHAQCHSPDNIIVP; encoded by the exons ATGATACTGAAAGACCTAATGGAAGAAAAGCAGTTGAATTTTAACCAGCCACTTTTATCAGTGAGGCGTTTCTCATCAACAGTGGCCAATGAAGCAGACCGCAGAAGCAAAACTGATGACTCATTAACTCATTACCAATCAGAGTTAAAGTCGGTTCCAGTGAGGAATGCTGGAACTGTTCCTTTTGTATGGGAGAAAGTCCCAGGAAAACCCAAAGATGAAACCAAGTTACAGACACAATCAGTTACTGAGTCGAGAACCGGAAGCTCCTTTTCTTCCAACTCTCAGAGGGTTGCATCTCTGGATAAAAGAGTaccaaaatattcaaaagaTGGAAATATGGAGAAGGAAAGTTCTTATTCAGATGATGGAGATGAATCCTATAAAGATGCTTTTGACACTCTTTCCAGGAGTGAGTCATTCTTCACGAGCTGTAGTTTCTCTGGTTTGAGTGGTTGGGAGGAACAAGAGGCTCAATCGTATGGGAGTTTCTCAAGTGATCATCTACAAGCTCGTGATTTCATGATTGGTTATGTGTCCAAGAAGGAACTCGTTGGACAAGAACagcaaaaacagaaaaagagagAAGTGAACGTAGAAAGTGATGAATGCAATGAATACGAAAAATCCAACACTACTAGTTGTGGGCTGTTTCCTCGGTTCTGCATTTTGAATCCAATGCCTGGATTAAGAATGGATAAGGATCAAAGAAATGCAGCTCATCGAATGCATGATAAATCAGGTGCTTCTCACATTGGATCTACAAAAGGG CAAGTTAGAACTACCTGTGGCTttacagaagaaaaagagattTTGGATGTTCTTGTAAAATCTAGACATGGCACTCATCCACATCAAAGAGTTTGCAGAAAAATAGTATCCTATGAGAGCACTCAACATGATTATGAAAATCATGTTCGTGAGAAAACAATGTATGTAGATTCTGTAAATAAGGTTACCTCTCAGACCAATAGCAGAGGGGGTGATAAAGAGTGTTCTTTGGATATCAATCGACGTTTTACAAAATCTGGCCACCAAGAAACATCTGGTGCAAGCTGCTTTGGACTTCCTTTGGTCCTACCTTCACTAAAAGCTCCATCAGAGTCTTGGCTTAAGCGCACTTTACCTACCATTTCCAAAAAGAACGTGACTTCACGGTCTAGCTTTATTGCAAAACTTCATGCACAGTGTCACTCCCCAGACAACATCATTGTACCTTAA